A stretch of DNA from Bacillota bacterium:
CCGGAGAGGGAAAGATACGCGAGTTTGCAACAGACTTTACCGTGCCTGTTTCTGGACGCTATCACCAGTACCGACTGCAGGATAAGCGTGTTTCCCTGGTGGATGATAACTTCCAGGCCTTGGAGCATTTTCGTCTGCCTGTTGCAACTTTATTTTCATCCCTTGACCAGGCGCCCTGGTCGGAGCTATTGCTAGCTTTGCCCGAGGCAGACGGCTATTGGCTGAAGTTTGAGCGCTACTTGGATAATTTTGAACCCCAGGTTTTTGATGCTGATGATAGTATTGCTACCACTTATGTAGATGTCAACGGGTCAGTAATTCGTGTACCGTTACGGGAGGTTTCCTTGAACGGACCGACAATTATTGCCCGTTGCACGCCTCTGGATGCCGATGGCTCAACCCAAGCCATGGCAATGCCCGAATTATTGATATTGCGTCCGTAAGCGAAAAATTTTCCATGATTTTCTGTTTACATGTTTTTAAATCAATGTTATACTTTAAAAAACCTTTAAAGACAGTCCTGTGAGGCTGGCAAGGGTCACAATTTAGGATATTTGTGTACACAAGCCTTGGCCCCTCACAGGAGCCAAGGCTTTTTTGAGCGCCTTTAAAGACAGTCCTGCGAGGCTGACAAGGTGTCCGTGCAAAGGCTTGTTATTTGTGCGCATATCCGGTCTCCAGGCGAGACCGGTTTTTTTATTGAAAAGGGGGATGACGATGGATAAGCACCTGTTGGCACTAGAAGACCTGAGCAGAGAACAATTGTGGACACTACTACATCGCGCCAACGAGTATCGCGAGCGCCTGGACCGGGGCGAGAAGGACGGCCGGGAATTGGCGGGTTGGACAGTGGCAAACATGTTTTTTGAAAACAGCACCCGCACCCGCATGTCCTTTGAGCTGGCGGCCAAATACCTGGGCGCCCACGTGATTAACTTCAGCCAACAGGGTTCCAGCCTCGCCAAGGGTGAAAGTCTGCTAGATACGGCCCAGAACATCGAGGCGATGGCTGTGGACTGCATGGTCATCCGTCACGGCACCTCCGGCGCGGTCCGGTTTGTGGCCGAGAATACCCGGGCTAGCGTCGTCAACGCCGGTGAGGGCCGCCATGAGCATCCCACCCAGGGCCTGTTGGACATTCTCACCATCTGGCGGCATAAGCAACAGGTGGAAGGATTGAAGGTGGTAATCGTCGGCGATGTCCTCCATAGCCGGGTTGCCCGCTCCAACATCCAGGGTCTGACCAAGCTGGGGGCGAAGGTGACGGTCTGCGCGCCGGCCACTCTGTTGCCTGACTCAGGCGACTGGCAGGTGGAGACAGAAACCGACCTAAACGCCGCCCTCGATAGTGCCGATGTGGTCAATGTCCTCCGTCTGCAACTGGAACGTCAGCAACAGGGATTGTTCCCTTCGGCCAAAGAATACTTCAAGTTTTGGGGCGTGGATCAAAAACATTTGCAAAAAGACATGTTGCTCCTGCACCCAGGACCGATGAACCGGGGACTGGAGATTAGTCATCAAGCGGCCGATGGTCCCAACTCAGTAATTCTGGACCAGGTCACCAACGGCGTGGCGGTAAGAATGGCAGTGTTGAGCATACTAAAAGAAAGGGGCGGTAACTGATGGAACTGGTACTGAAAAATGGCAAGATAGTTGACGGTGGCACAATTCGGGAGGCAGATGTTTGGATTCGCGATGGTAAAATTGCCGAGATTGGCACAGATTTGGTGCGCCCGGGGAAAACGTTGGATATGGGTGGCAAGCTGATTCTGCCCGGACTCTTGGATATGCATGTCCATCTGCGGGAGCCAGGCCAGGAGGGTAAAGA
This window harbors:
- a CDS encoding aspartate carbamoyltransferase catalytic subunit, with product MDKHLLALEDLSREQLWTLLHRANEYRERLDRGEKDGRELAGWTVANMFFENSTRTRMSFELAAKYLGAHVINFSQQGSSLAKGESLLDTAQNIEAMAVDCMVIRHGTSGAVRFVAENTRASVVNAGEGRHEHPTQGLLDILTIWRHKQQVEGLKVVIVGDVLHSRVARSNIQGLTKLGAKVTVCAPATLLPDSGDWQVETETDLNAALDSADVVNVLRLQLERQQQGLFPSAKEYFKFWGVDQKHLQKDMLLLHPGPMNRGLEISHQAADGPNSVILDQVTNGVAVRMAVLSILKERGGN